The following proteins are co-located in the Bradyrhizobium sp. AZCC 2176 genome:
- a CDS encoding thiamine pyrophosphate-binding protein, whose product MEQTGGDALARQLALEGVTDVFGVPGVQLDWAVDGLRKMKDRIRYLVARHEQAASYMADGHARSTNGIGVCMVVPGPGLLNAMAGLATAYACNSRVLCICGDIHSSAVGKGLGLLHEVRNQTKILGTVTKWNGRASRAEDIPNLVRQAFQQLKKGIPQPVGIEISHDLLSTTADIPLVDPAEPVGTDRAPLAEIERAAEVLSACRFPVLYVGGGVIASNASLELQALAEKLQMPIVMGENGKGAVSDRHPLAFNTLEGRDLFSLADVVLVVGSRFVETAMGKPAWPPDDKTYIFINLDEAVFGAPRRADIAIKADCRLALSALDAACSKRRPCDVDFEKRRASAREQMFGIEPQGAWVRALRAGIPDDGVLVNELTQVGYFARLAYPVYQPHTFLTPGYQGTLGYGFPTALGVAAANPKRMVVSINGDGGFGWGLQELSTARKYNLNVTIVVFNDGHFGNVRKMQQDQFGEEFGVQLCNPKYDRLAAAFEIPYKLAEGPSDLERLLVERASNPGPILIEAKGPMPSPWHLLRLVPPPFAKR is encoded by the coding sequence ATGGAACAGACCGGCGGAGACGCTCTTGCGCGTCAGCTCGCGCTGGAGGGCGTCACTGATGTCTTTGGCGTGCCAGGCGTTCAGCTCGACTGGGCCGTCGACGGGCTTCGCAAGATGAAGGACAGAATTCGCTACCTTGTGGCGAGACACGAGCAAGCGGCCTCGTATATGGCCGACGGACATGCCCGTTCAACGAACGGAATCGGCGTTTGTATGGTGGTGCCGGGCCCCGGCCTTCTAAACGCCATGGCGGGGCTCGCCACCGCTTATGCCTGCAATTCACGCGTCCTCTGCATTTGCGGCGACATTCATTCGTCAGCCGTTGGGAAGGGGCTCGGGCTCCTTCATGAAGTTCGCAACCAAACGAAAATATTAGGCACGGTGACCAAGTGGAACGGACGTGCATCCCGCGCCGAGGACATCCCCAATCTGGTCAGACAGGCATTTCAGCAATTGAAGAAGGGAATCCCCCAACCGGTAGGAATCGAGATCTCACATGATCTCCTGAGTACGACCGCCGATATACCGCTGGTCGACCCTGCGGAACCTGTTGGGACAGATCGTGCTCCGCTTGCGGAGATCGAACGCGCCGCTGAGGTGCTTTCGGCCTGCCGCTTTCCCGTCCTGTATGTAGGAGGCGGCGTGATCGCATCGAACGCCTCCCTCGAACTGCAGGCCCTCGCTGAAAAACTTCAGATGCCGATCGTCATGGGCGAGAACGGCAAAGGTGCCGTATCTGACCGGCACCCCCTTGCATTCAACACGCTTGAAGGCCGCGATCTCTTTTCGCTGGCCGACGTCGTTCTCGTCGTTGGCAGCCGCTTTGTCGAGACGGCAATGGGTAAGCCGGCCTGGCCGCCCGATGACAAGACCTACATTTTTATCAACCTTGATGAAGCTGTATTCGGAGCGCCGAGACGGGCTGATATTGCGATTAAGGCCGACTGTCGGCTGGCGCTCTCTGCACTCGATGCGGCCTGTTCAAAACGTCGGCCCTGCGATGTCGACTTTGAAAAACGAAGGGCTTCTGCACGTGAGCAGATGTTCGGAATCGAACCCCAAGGGGCCTGGGTTCGGGCCCTGAGAGCAGGAATTCCCGATGACGGAGTGTTGGTCAACGAACTCACGCAAGTTGGTTATTTTGCGCGGCTGGCTTATCCGGTTTATCAACCGCACACCTTCCTGACACCAGGCTATCAAGGCACGCTTGGATACGGGTTTCCGACCGCTCTCGGGGTCGCTGCGGCCAATCCCAAGCGCATGGTCGTAAGTATTAATGGGGATGGCGGCTTCGGCTGGGGACTGCAGGAGCTGTCGACGGCAAGGAAGTACAATCTCAACGTGACGATTGTCGTTTTCAACGACGGTCACTTTGGAAATGTGCGCAAGATGCAGCAGGATCAGTTCGGCGAAGAGTTTGGCGTTCAGCTATGTAATCCAAAGTATGACCGGCTCGCCGCCGCTTTCGAGATTCCCTACAAGCTCGCCGAAGGGCCGTCCGATTTGGAGCGACTTCTTGTCGAACGCGCATCAAATCCTGGACCGATTTTGATCGAGGCGAAGGGCCCCATGCCGAGTCCTTGGCATCTGCTTCGGCTGGTACCCCCGCCCTTTGCCAAGAGATAA
- a CDS encoding Bug family tripartite tricarboxylate transporter substrate binding protein has product MMAPGPLESRRDDFARPRFNSSWWSSLRRSASCLAMLFTVLASSQGLAQESRRPVTFVVPFSPGTGPDIIARIIAEKLQPKLGQPVIVDNKTGASGSIGSQMVTRATPDGHTLVVTADPPFTANVSLTKPVIYDPVKGFTPVIEAAVGTLALVVHPSLPASSIKELIAYAKGRPGEINYASPGVGTPHHLAMEFFKLTAKIDLMHVPFRDSAGAISNLIGGHISAMFLPVHVALPLAPDKVRILAVATKTRAPQLPDQPTLDELGFAGFDADIRYGVLGPPDMPPAIVARYNSEIGEILRSPDVAERLAKQGLRPVAETPEKYVANIVQDLAKWSRVVTDAKLSTD; this is encoded by the coding sequence ATGATGGCGCCGGGTCCACTGGAATCTCGTCGTGATGACTTCGCTCGACCGCGCTTCAACTCATCGTGGTGGTCGTCGCTGCGTCGGAGCGCTAGCTGCCTTGCGATGCTCTTCACCGTTCTGGCCAGCTCGCAGGGGCTGGCGCAGGAGTCGCGGCGGCCCGTCACCTTCGTTGTTCCGTTTTCGCCCGGAACCGGCCCCGACATCATCGCAAGAATAATTGCTGAAAAACTGCAGCCGAAGCTTGGTCAGCCCGTTATCGTCGACAACAAGACGGGCGCTAGTGGCAGCATTGGATCGCAAATGGTCACGCGCGCTACGCCGGATGGCCATACGCTGGTCGTAACTGCTGACCCGCCGTTCACGGCTAATGTCAGCCTGACGAAGCCGGTTATCTACGACCCCGTTAAGGGCTTCACGCCCGTCATTGAAGCTGCAGTAGGAACGCTTGCTCTCGTCGTCCATCCTTCTCTGCCGGCCAGTTCGATCAAGGAGCTGATCGCGTACGCGAAGGGTCGTCCTGGAGAGATCAATTATGCTTCGCCTGGTGTCGGCACTCCGCACCATCTCGCGATGGAATTCTTCAAGCTCACGGCAAAGATAGATTTGATGCACGTGCCGTTTCGAGACTCGGCTGGCGCGATCTCCAATCTCATAGGAGGCCATATCAGTGCGATGTTCCTGCCGGTTCACGTGGCGCTTCCTTTGGCGCCGGACAAGGTAAGGATTCTTGCGGTAGCGACGAAGACGCGCGCGCCGCAGCTTCCGGATCAGCCGACGTTGGACGAACTAGGATTCGCCGGTTTTGATGCGGATATCCGCTACGGTGTTCTCGGGCCGCCTGACATGCCGCCGGCTATCGTCGCGCGCTACAACTCGGAGATCGGGGAAATTCTTCGCTCCCCCGATGTGGCAGAGAGATTGGCAAAACAGGGATTGAGGCCAGTTGCTGAAACGC